One Nitrospirota bacterium genomic region harbors:
- a CDS encoding OsmC family protein, with protein MSANQVSQEKELMVISPGEGVELEIRYRNHSVIVDQPLDAGGKNRGMTPVELFVGSLGACIGYYAVRFCLRHQLKTEGLQVSIGWAFEETPHRIGSITVQVSLPKDWNTDLNQRFQKVLEGCPVHQSIKFEPKILIALKK; from the coding sequence ATGAGTGCTAATCAAGTTAGTCAGGAAAAAGAGTTGATGGTTATTTCCCCCGGAGAAGGGGTGGAACTGGAAATACGATATCGGAATCACAGCGTGATTGTGGACCAACCTCTTGATGCGGGAGGAAAAAATCGTGGAATGACGCCCGTTGAATTGTTCGTCGGGTCGCTTGGTGCGTGTATCGGTTATTATGCGGTCCGTTTCTGCTTGAGACACCAGTTGAAGACAGAAGGTCTTCAAGTATCCATAGGCTGGGCGTTTGAGGAGACCCCTCATCGGATTGGATCCATAACGGTACAGGTAAGTCTCCCAAAAGATTGGAATACTGATTTGAACCAACGTTTCCAGAAGGTGCTGGAAGGCTGTCCCGTTCATCAATCCATCAAATTTGAGCCAAAAATTCTGATTGCCCTGAAAAAATGA
- a CDS encoding DUF2892 domain-containing protein: MSIENQIRAIVGTLILASIGLTIYQSPYWFFLTGFVGLNLLQSSFTQFCPLEMMLKKIEGKKESFGYRPGRRNG, from the coding sequence ATGTCTATTGAAAACCAGATACGTGCCATCGTGGGCACATTGATTCTTGCAAGTATTGGATTGACGATTTATCAGTCGCCGTACTGGTTCTTTTTGACCGGGTTTGTCGGACTCAATTTGTTGCAGTCGAGTTTTACACAATTCTGTCCGCTTGAGATGATGCTTAAAAAAATAGAAGGAAAGAAGGAGTCATTCGGTTATCGCCCGGGCCGGAGAAACGGGTGA